One Myxosarcina sp. GI1 genomic window carries:
- the dtd gene encoding D-aminoacyl-tRNA deacylase, whose product MRVIIQRVTSSSVSVDGEIIGKIGRGLNLLVGISLNDTDAELDWMCRKCLELRLFPEDADDSNKWSKSVKDINGEILVVSQFTLYGDCRKGRRPSFSSSAPPAIAEQLYDRFVTKLRQSGLRVETGKFGAMMEVQIANDGPVTLWLEKENTSESSLG is encoded by the coding sequence ATGCGTGTAATTATTCAAAGGGTCACATCTTCTTCCGTTAGCGTTGACGGAGAAATTATTGGCAAAATCGGTCGGGGTTTGAATTTACTAGTAGGAATTTCTCTTAATGATACAGATGCCGAACTAGATTGGATGTGCCGTAAATGTTTGGAATTAAGACTATTTCCCGAAGATGCAGATGATAGTAATAAGTGGTCTAAGTCAGTTAAGGACATTAACGGAGAAATCTTAGTAGTCAGTCAGTTTACTCTCTATGGCGACTGTCGTAAAGGTCGCCGTCCTTCTTTTAGCAGTTCGGCACCTCCCGCGATCGCCGAACAATTATACGATCGCTTTGTTACCAAACTCAGACAAAGTGGTTTGCGAGTAGAAACAGGTAAATTTGGCGCGATGATGGAGGTGCAAATTGCTAATGATGGTCCCGTTACTCTGTGGTTAGAAAAAGAAAATACCTCTGAATCGAGCTTAGGCTAA
- a CDS encoding GTP-binding protein codes for MTTVNTQTPESSSMDAAKRGLPVTIITGFLGSGKTTLLNHILTNQEGLKTAVLVNEFGEIGIDNELIVTTEDNMVELNNGCICCTINEDLVNAVYKILERDEKIDYLVVETTGLADPLPVALTFLGTELRDMTRLDSIVTMVDCANFSLDLFNSQAAQSQIQYGDVIVLNKTDLVEEADVDALEVRLRDLKNDARILRTQKSQVALPLILSVGLFESDKYFAEAESQSHDHDHDHHHHHDHDRDHHHDHEHHHHHSDHLENDGFTSLSLQFDKPLSIRKFQYFLDNQLPQSVFRAKGILWFDESPKRHVFHLSGKRFTIEDEEWRGDQKNQLVLIGQNLDHDTLRQQIENCLCMPKSDRGKGFGK; via the coding sequence ATGACTACTGTTAACACTCAAACTCCCGAATCCTCCAGCATGGATGCAGCCAAACGCGGTTTACCCGTTACTATCATTACTGGCTTTCTCGGTAGCGGTAAAACCACTCTTCTCAACCACATTCTAACCAATCAAGAAGGATTAAAAACTGCCGTATTAGTCAATGAGTTTGGTGAAATCGGCATCGATAACGAGTTAATCGTTACTACCGAAGATAATATGGTCGAGTTAAACAACGGCTGTATTTGCTGCACCATCAACGAAGATTTAGTCAACGCCGTTTATAAAATTCTCGAACGAGATGAAAAGATCGATTACTTGGTAGTAGAAACTACGGGACTTGCCGATCCCCTCCCCGTGGCACTGACCTTTTTGGGTACGGAATTGCGCGACATGACTCGCTTAGATTCAATCGTTACGATGGTAGACTGCGCCAACTTTAGTCTCGATCTATTTAACTCCCAAGCCGCACAAAGCCAAATTCAATATGGTGATGTCATCGTCCTCAATAAAACCGATTTGGTAGAAGAAGCAGACGTAGATGCTTTAGAAGTCAGACTGAGAGATTTAAAAAACGATGCCAGAATTTTACGCACCCAAAAATCACAGGTTGCTTTACCTTTAATTCTTAGCGTGGGTTTATTTGAGTCGGATAAATATTTTGCCGAAGCAGAGTCACAATCTCACGACCACGACCACGACCATCACCATCATCATGACCACGATCGTGACCACCATCACGACCACGAACATCATCACCATCATTCCGATCATTTAGAGAACGATGGTTTTACTTCTCTATCGCTACAGTTTGATAAACCTCTATCAATTAGAAAATTCCAATACTTCCTCGACAACCAATTACCTCAAAGCGTGTTTCGTGCGAAGGGTATTTTATGGTTTGATGAAAGTCCCAAACGTCATGTTTTCCATCTAAGCGGTAAAAGATTTACCATCGAGGATGAAGAATGGCGGGGCGATCAAAAAAATCAGTTGGTATTAATCGGACAAAATCTAGACCACGATACGTTGCGCCAGCAGATTGAAAATTGTCTGTGTATGCCAAAGAGCGATCGCGGCAAGGGATTCGGCAAGTAG
- the lysS gene encoding lysine--tRNA ligase: MTANQFPDDRQNKSNLDEIRATRIEKLQQLKDLGLNPYAYKWDISHHAAELQEKYADLAEGEEVADEVAIAGRIVARRVFGKLAFFELQDETGKIQLYLEKKRINNTMSDLVGAFNYLKKLSDTGDILGVKGTIKRTEKGELSVYVSEFAILTKSLLPLPDKWAGLTDTEKRYRQRYVDLIANPQVRQTFRLRAKITAAIRRYLETRDFLEIETPVLQSEAGGADARPFVTYHNTLEMDLYLRIATELHLKRLIVGGFEKVFELGRIFRNEGVSTRHNPEFTSIEVYQAYADYNDMMALTENLISNVAQEVLGTTKLNYQGEAIDLSTPWRRVTMHDLVKESTGVDFSSFNDFEEAKAAAQNAGIEVPAECSSIGKLLNEAFEQKVEATLIQPTFVVDYPVEISPLAKPHRSKPGMVERFELFIVGRETANSFSELTDPLDQRQRLEAQAAKKAAGDLEAQDVDEDFLAALEYGMPPTGGLGIGIDRLVMLLADSPSIRDVIAFPLLKSQSEAIKSFDYDENKQILKVVFNNGSVYKYLDVPQSVYRELKESSSVGQYFNSQIKNKYGFDREV, translated from the coding sequence ATGACAGCCAATCAATTCCCAGACGATCGCCAAAATAAATCTAATTTAGACGAAATTCGCGCTACTAGAATTGAAAAGCTACAGCAACTCAAAGATTTGGGTTTAAATCCTTATGCCTATAAGTGGGATATAAGCCATCATGCAGCGGAGTTACAGGAAAAATACGCCGATTTAGCCGAAGGAGAAGAAGTTGCCGACGAAGTGGCGATCGCAGGTAGAATTGTCGCCCGTCGCGTATTTGGCAAACTGGCTTTTTTTGAACTGCAAGACGAAACGGGAAAAATTCAGCTTTACTTAGAAAAAAAACGCATCAACAACACCATGTCCGATTTGGTGGGTGCGTTCAATTACCTCAAAAAACTTTCGGATACGGGGGATATTTTGGGTGTCAAAGGCACGATTAAAAGAACTGAAAAAGGCGAACTTTCGGTATACGTCAGCGAGTTTGCCATTTTGACCAAATCTCTATTACCCCTACCAGATAAATGGGCTGGCTTAACCGATACCGAAAAACGCTATCGTCAGCGATATGTAGATCTAATCGCCAACCCACAGGTAAGACAGACTTTTCGCCTTCGCGCCAAAATTACCGCTGCCATTCGCCGCTATTTAGAAACCAGAGACTTTTTAGAAATCGAAACTCCCGTATTGCAAAGTGAAGCTGGTGGTGCCGATGCCCGTCCGTTTGTCACCTATCATAATACATTGGAGATGGATTTATATCTCCGCATCGCTACCGAGTTGCATTTAAAAAGATTAATCGTCGGTGGTTTTGAGAAAGTATTTGAGTTGGGCAGAATTTTTCGTAATGAAGGGGTTTCTACGCGCCACAATCCTGAATTCACCTCGATAGAAGTTTATCAGGCGTATGCCGACTACAACGACATGATGGCGTTGACCGAAAATCTAATTAGTAACGTCGCCCAGGAAGTTTTAGGAACGACTAAATTAAACTATCAAGGAGAGGCGATCGATCTTAGTACTCCCTGGCGTAGAGTTACCATGCACGACCTGGTTAAAGAGTCAACAGGGGTCGATTTTAGCAGCTTCAATGACTTTGAAGAGGCTAAAGCCGCAGCACAAAATGCAGGAATTGAAGTTCCAGCAGAATGTAGCAGCATTGGTAAATTACTTAACGAAGCTTTCGAGCAAAAAGTAGAAGCAACTTTAATTCAACCAACATTTGTAGTTGACTATCCTGTAGAAATTTCCCCTTTGGCAAAACCCCATCGCAGTAAGCCAGGTATGGTCGAAAGATTTGAACTATTTATCGTTGGTAGAGAAACCGCCAATAGTTTTTCTGAGTTGACAGATCCTTTAGATCAAAGACAGAGACTGGAAGCACAGGCAGCCAAAAAAGCGGCAGGAGATTTAGAGGCACAAGACGTAGACGAAGACTTTTTAGCGGCTTTAGAATACGGAATGCCTCCTACTGGCGGCTTGGGCATTGGAATAGATCGTCTGGTAATGTTGTTGGCAGACTCTCCTAGCATTCGCGACGTTATTGCTTTTCCCCTACTTAAATCTCAAAGTGAAGCGATTAAATCTTTTGATTACGACGAGAACAAACAAATTCTTAAAGTTGTTTTTAATAACGGTAGCGTTTACAAATATCTCGACGTACCTCAATCAGTTTATCGAGAATTGAAAGAAAGTTCCTCTGTAGGTCAGTATTTTAACTCTCAAATCAAAAATAAATATGGTTTCGATCGCGAGGTTTGA
- a CDS encoding S8 family serine peptidase, whose protein sequence is MAIKDNKSPLAIELLELSKEYSNFTGKSGFKSSNKNLILDETGEQVLVRITTGRRNGFVLGSNILGFTTEDNDPESEIQFIEEFIPIENINTSLETKLENRLLLGVVPVYESIAGSGNVTSQADFIHEANRVRKSLPLGYDGTGIKIGVLSDSYNSKNGAAGNIASGDLPNDVTVISRNGELQDISNGSDEGRAMLQLIHDLAPEADLLFATAFTGESNFANNIRALAEAGADIIVDDVVYFGEPFFQDGIVSLAVEDVVNDYGVAYFSSAGNNASKSYKSDNFAGVADTNLDNILEQDPNLDDAMDRVDANGNVIQGDFTVSPEGYSYHDFDPNANSVDNRQQIRLNNGQRIRFVMQWDDPFYTAGGVDTDIDLFLLDSNNKVVAYSFNDNVNNRTPLEYLDFANTSGSSQNYDLVIGKYSGSDPGRLKYINFGSSVTPEYFTNSSTIYGHAAAANAEAVGAVPYYRQDRPESFTALGPTTFFYEYVTDTNGNPIAVVRKNNPEVRNKPDITAIDGTDTTFFGSDVDGNGFPNFFGTSAAAPHAAAIAALLKQAEPNLTSTEIYQRLQSSAIDIGNSGFDNLTGNGLINAYKAIYGEAIAKSLIFSDDFEDGDLPLVYKTNSNGGGRIRVTTNNNPVGNYHLTLDNSFANVNSLNEFVLDLDTTDYSDIQLSFDQKEFNDNDHAMANSFTGSVNADGVALSVDGNTWYRLISLTGSNSTNTYQTHAFNLDDFADFNNLTLGSNVKLKFQQYGLNPINSNNSSTSDGMAFDNIVITGTLNGSNSKDRLTGGIEDNSIAGQGGKDRLNGREGNDTLSGGDDNDLVAGEADNDVLNGDNGSDRVYGDAGDDVVSGDDVNDLLKGGDGNDSLAGGEGNDRLYGENDSDTLAGGNGRDILYGGAGDDFIDGGALGDRLFGNGGADTFVLRSGDGSDLIYDYADNHDTFGLADSLSFEQLAIAQNGSNTEIKVQSTDELLARLYSVDASVIDSGDFNLV, encoded by the coding sequence ATGGCTATTAAAGATAATAAATCCCCTTTGGCGATCGAGCTTCTCGARCTAAGTAAAGAATACAGTAATTTTACAGGCAAAAGCGGTTTTAAAAGTAGCAATAAAAATTTAATTTTAGATGAAACTGGAGAGCAGGTACTAGTTAGAATTACTACTGGTAGAAGGAATGGATTTGTACTCGGATCTAACATATTAGGATTTACAACTGAAGATAACGATCCTGAATCAGAAATTCAGTTTATCGAAGAATTTATTCCAATCGAAAATATCAATACTTCTCTTGAAACCAAACTTGAAAATCGTTTATTACTTGGAGTAGTTCCCGTATACGAATCGATCGCAGGTTCGGGAAATGTTACGAGCCAAGCTGACTTCATTCATGAAGCAAATAGAGTTAGAAAATCTTTGCCTCTTGGCTATGACGGTACGGGTATAAAAATTGGCGTTCTCAGTGATAGTTACAACAGCAAAAATGGAGCCGCTGGTAATATTGCTTCGGGAGATTTACCCAATGACGTTACCGTTATTAGTCGCAATGGAGAACTACAAGATATTTCTAATGGTTCCGATGAAGGTCGAGCCATGCTACAGCTAATTCACGACCTCGCACCAGAAGCCGATCTTTTATTTGCTACGGCTTTTACAGGTGAATCTAACTTTGCCAACAATATTCGCGCTTTAGCCGAAGCGGGTGCAGATATCATTGTCGATGATGTTGTTTACTTTGGCGAACCATTTTTTCAAGATGGCATTGTGTCTTTAGCTGTCGAGGATGTAGTGAATGACTACGGAGTAGCCTATTTTTCTTCGGCTGGTAATAATGCTTCTAAGTCTTATAAGTCGGATAATTTTGCAGGTGTAGCCGATACCAATCTCGATAATATTTTAGAGCAAGATCCGAATTTAGATGATGCTATGGATCGGGTTGATGCTAATGGAAATGTAATACAGGGTGACTTTACTGTTTCTCCAGAAGGCTATAGCTATCATGACTTCGATCCCAATGCTAATAGCGTCGATAACCGCCAGCAAATTAGACTTAATAACGGTCAGAGAATTAGATTTGTCATGCAGTGGGATGACCCTTTCTACACTGCTGGAGGAGTCGATACCGATATAGATCTCTTTCTGCTCGATTCTAACAACAAAGTTGTTGCCTACTCATTTAACGACAACGTTAACAATAGAACTCCCCTTGAGTATTTAGATTTTGCCAACACTAGCGGTAGTAGCCAGAACTACGATCTGGTTATTGGTAAATATAGCGGTTCCGATCCAGGACGGCTCAAATATATCAATTTTGGCTCTAGCGTAACTCCCGAATACTTTACCAACAGTTCGACAATTTACGGTCACGCTGCTGCTGCTAACGCCGAGGCTGTGGGTGCAGTTCCCTATTACAGACAAGATCGACCCGAATCTTTTACAGCTTTAGGACCGACAACTTTCTTTTACGAGTATGTAACTGATACTAACGGTAATCCTATAGCCGTAGTTCGTAAAAACAATCCAGAAGTTAGAAATAAACCAGATATTACCGCAATTGACGGTACGGATACCACTTTTTTTGGTTCTGATGTCGATGGGAATGGTTTTCCTAACTTTTTTGGTACTTCCGCCGCCGCACCCCACGCAGCAGCGATCGCAGCACTATTAAAACAAGCCGAACCAAATCTAACTTCAACTGAAATTTATCAGCGTTTGCAATCTAGCGCGATCGATATTGGTAATTCTGGTTTTGATAATCTAACTGGTAATGGTTTGATTAATGCCTATAAAGCTATTTACGGTGAAGCTATTGCTAAATCTCTAATTTTCAGCGACGATTTTGAAGATGGAGATTTACCCCTCGTTTACAAAACTAATAGTAACGGTGGAGGAAGAATTAGAGTAACTACTAACAATAATCCTGTCGGAAATTATCATTTAACTCTAGACAACTCTTTTGCTAACGTTAACTCCCTCAATGAATTTGTTTTAGATTTAGACACTACAGACTATTCTGATATTCAACTCAGCTTCGACCAAAAAGAATTTAACGATAACGACCACGCGATGGCTAACAGTTTTACTGGTTCGGTAAATGCTGACGGGGTAGCTTTGAGCGTAGATGGTAATACCTGGTATAGGTTAATTTCTCTGACGGGTAGTAACTCTACCAATACCTACCAAACTCATGCCTTTAATCTAGATGACTTTGCCGACTTTAATAATCTAACTTTAGGTTCTAACGTCAAGCTTAAGTTTCAGCAGTATGGTTTAAATCCGATTAATTCAAACAATTCTAGTACTTCCGATGGTATGGCTTTTGACAACATCGTTATTACTGGAACTTTAAACGGTAGCAATAGCAAAGATCGACTTACAGGTGGAATTGAAGACAATAGTATTGCAGGTCAAGGTGGTAAAGATCGTCTCAACGGTAGAGAAGGTAACGATACCCTTAGCGGGGGCGACGATAACGATCTAGTTGCGGGTGAAGCCGATAACGATGTGCTAAACGGAGACAACGGCAGCGATCGCGTTTATGGTGATGCTGGAGATGATGTTGTTTCTGGTGACGATGTTAATGATTTACTTAAAGGCGGCGATGGCAATGACTCTCTAGCTGGAGGTGAGGGTAACGATCGCCTTTACGGAGAAAACGATAGCGATACTCTTGCTGGCGGTAACGGACGAGATATCTTGTACGGCGGCGCGGGAGACGATTTTATCGATGGTGGCGCGTTAGGCGATCGCCTGTTTGGTAATGGAGGAGCAGATACTTTTGTACTTAGATCGGGAGACGGTAGCGACCTTATTTACGATTATGCAGATAATCACGACACCTTTGGACTAGCCGATAGCCTCAGCTTCGAGCAGTTAGCTATCGCTCAAAATGGCTCTAATACCGAAATCAAAGTTCAAAGTACAGATGAGTTGTTAGCAAGGCTTTACAGCGTCGATGCCAGTGTAATTGACTCTGGTGATTTTAATTTGGTATAA
- a CDS encoding glycosyltransferase, with product MKIAIITACFLPLIDGVTVSGLQRLQKLSQWGHEVLLFCPDYSSLAKDYPNWRDYTGNILPGVRIVNLESDLFVGLEYELNPSRRSYKTVLAELEKFQPDIVHVDEPERLFVSLWRVAGVDYAKRAGIPCISFFRTNFLDYVEDYFKLPGIIMAIVRSAIAKMIVYVYNSYDLTLVTSQITEPKVRALGIKNTLHSNLVGFDAERFKHTSPQANFFEQQYGITRVDEQIKLVFLGRLYPDKGWNFTLRVFPTIASKIDLDRIAIIIMGDGPMRQEIADKLGKLTPHVHFLGRISPQDVPAVLVNCDLHVTTSEKETRGLTILEALAAGIPVLAPRAGGVVENIENGKNGFLYTPQDEEDFANKLQTLVENKALRKEMGTYGKQTVDKYSWDNSIRNLVEIWEQQIALKSTKKRQK from the coding sequence GTGAAAATTGCAATTATTACAGCCTGTTTTTTGCCTCTGATTGATGGCGTTACCGTTAGTGGTTTGCAGAGATTGCAGAAACTCAGTCAGTGGGGACATGAAGTTTTATTATTTTGTCCCGACTATAGCAGTCTGGCAAAAGATTATCCTAACTGGCGAGATTATACAGGCAATATTTTACCTGGAGTAAGAATTGTCAATCTTGAAAGCGATTTGTTTGTCGGGTTGGAATACGAACTCAACCCTAGTCGTCGTTCTTATAAAACTGTTTTAGCAGAATTAGAAAAATTTCAGCCAGATATCGTTCATGTAGACGAACCAGAAAGATTATTTGTTAGTTTGTGGCGAGTAGCTGGAGTTGATTATGCCAAACGTGCTGGTATTCCCTGCATCAGCTTTTTTAGAACCAATTTTTTAGATTATGTAGAAGATTATTTTAAATTACCTGGAATCATTATGGCTATTGTCCGTAGCGCGATCGCCAAAATGATAGTTTATGTTTATAATTCCTACGATCTGACTTTAGTTACCAGTCAAATTACCGAACCCAAAGTAAGAGCTTTGGGAATTAAAAACACTTTACACTCTAACCTAGTTGGTTTTGATGCCGAGCGATTTAAACATACCTCTCCTCAAGCAAACTTTTTCGAGCAGCAGTACGGAATTACTAGAGTAGACGAGCAAATCAAGCTGGTGTTTCTCGGTAGGCTCTATCCCGATAAAGGTTGGAATTTTACCCTTCGCGTCTTTCCAACAATAGCAAGTAAAATCGATCTAGATCGTATTGCGATTATAATTATGGGGGATGGTCCCATGCGTCAGGAAATAGCGGATAAGTTGGGTAAGTTAACTCCTCACGTTCATTTTTTGGGACGAATATCTCCTCAAGATGTCCCCGCAGTTTTGGTTAATTGCGACTTACACGTTACTACTTCAGAAAAAGAAACTAGAGGCTTAACTATTTTAGAAGCTTTAGCCGCAGGTATTCCCGTACTCGCTCCCCGTGCTGGCGGTGTCGTAGAAAATATTGAAAATGGCAAAAATGGCTTTTTGTATACACCTCAAGACGAGGAAGATTTTGCCAATAAACTGCAAACTTTAGTTGAAAATAAAGCACTCAGGAAAGAAATGGGAACCTATGGTAAACAAACCGTAGATAAATACAGTTGGGATAACAGCATCCGCAACTTAGTTGAAATTTGGGAACAACAAATCGCGCTTAAATCTACCAAAAAGCGGCAAAAATAA
- a CDS encoding ankyrin repeat domain-containing protein: MAANEEKLLLQAVKQKNCERVAELLDKGVDPNGKDERDNTALFYAARLSDRQIFDLLLQNGAEVNCYNRPHYLTPLMVAAAANSVDIVASLIAAGADVNTFNDDGTPALAIAAYKGYLSVVKLLISAGANVNHLDEDGDNPLNLAIANGHTEIVTELVRAGAALNNLDENGDTPLVLATETNDLAMVKTLVEAGAEVNLATVEAETVLAIAAGNGNKVIVSYLISAGAEVNRQDIRGETPLHLATVEGYREIVEILLQAGAVADVRNHLGDTPLMVAALQGYREIASLLLAAGADPNAVNKRETPLTLAVSQGHVPLTEILLQAGANPDTKFADGKTILMHAGDRGNFAIMRAAISAGADVNLQDSSGATALMWASHRGYADGVKILLEIDKVNLNRRNRGGYTALMLAKFNDCQEIVELLTAAGAKE, from the coding sequence ATGGCTGCCAATGAAGAAAAGCTACTGTTACAAGCAGTCAAACAAAAAAACTGCGAGCGCGTCGCAGAATTATTAGATAAAGGTGTAGATCCTAACGGTAAAGACGAACGAGACAATACTGCTTTGTTTTATGCTGCTCGACTTAGCGATCGCCAGATCTTCGATTTGTTGCTACAGAATGGTGCCGAAGTTAACTGTTACAATCGTCCCCACTATCTAACGCCTTTGATGGTTGCTGCAGCAGCTAACTCTGTGGACATTGTAGCCAGCCTAATCGCCGCAGGTGCAGACGTTAATACCTTTAATGACGATGGAACACCCGCTCTAGCGATCGCCGCTTATAAAGGTTATTTATCTGTGGTTAAGCTGTTAATTAGTGCAGGTGCTAACGTCAACCATCTAGATGAAGATGGCGATAATCCTTTAAATTTAGCGATCGCCAATGGTCACACAGAAATTGTCACCGAATTAGTTCGAGCGGGTGCGGCACTTAATAACCTCGATGAAAATGGCGATACTCCTCTAGTGTTGGCAACGGAAACTAACGATCTAGCAATGGTCAAAACTTTAGTCGAAGCTGGTGCCGAAGTTAACTTAGCAACAGTAGAAGCAGAAACAGTACTGGCGATCGCTGCAGGTAATGGCAATAAAGTAATAGTAAGTTATTTGATTTCCGCAGGTGCTGAAGTTAATCGCCAGGATATACGGGGAGAAACGCCTTTACATTTGGCAACGGTAGAAGGCTATCGAGAAATTGTCGAAATTTTACTACAGGCTGGTGCGGTAGCAGATGTACGCAACCATTTAGGCGATACACCTTTAATGGTAGCTGCGCTACAGGGATATCGAGAAATTGCCTCTTTACTTTTAGCCGCAGGTGCCGATCCTAACGCCGTCAATAAGAGAGAAACACCTCTAACTCTAGCGGTATCGCAAGGTCATGTGCCTCTTACCGAGATCTTACTCCAAGCAGGAGCTAATCCCGATACTAAGTTTGCCGACGGCAAAACTATTTTAATGCACGCAGGCGATCGCGGAAATTTTGCCATTATGCGCGCAGCAATCTCCGCAGGTGCCGATGTCAATCTACAAGATAGTTCTGGTGCTACGGCTTTAATGTGGGCTAGCCATCGTGGTTATGCCGATGGAGTTAAAATTTTGTTAGAGATCGACAAAGTAAATCTCAATCGTCGCAATCGCGGAGGCTACACGGCTTTGATGCTAGCAAAATTTAACGATTGTCAGGAGATAGTTGAGTTATTAACAGCAGCAGGAGCAAAGGAGTAG